The Podospora pseudocomata strain CBS 415.72m chromosome 3, whole genome shotgun sequence genome window below encodes:
- a CDS encoding hypothetical protein (EggNog:ENOG503P0YJ; COG:S), whose amino-acid sequence MNWPDTSPNNATPSNGLAPSNGEPPAKRPRLEREQTDGDDALNRCLKKQVFPHVFKCLDTLREHGDKTLPLGRELILLLTSPGSEFAQEYHSRATGDISAALEAKIAARVPYELQNLLGCPNSQNTSLDASIPKQLARISSGPIHSSSPIPLPRIPPPNIPPKIEKPDQVRNPAKASVRQAALISTSPIPLPRIPHLSPARVQATGRSIEEAIVIDDDLGDEAGPAPQKSAAPSLTQRRVFAPVWRHAASVPPIQLTQRRPYLYFKDRAFAVSYAHSYFDDLLSSPIDPVTLHVDLTAREIQSLNNLASRVFPAEYKKKKRDGHSHLAKLLKNKKLPDALSSLLGAWEADPNRRMLFPGREKEDLENFLKDLKNRQLNDRPASIILRKDEANRQGKFLRESKISSLLFAREIVGSRGYGSMRRPQNLDNEIRKCREDELALRAEWAGGAGDIITIVWISDDGFICGTTEHSDSHNQQYNKPGNLVLGSCSLKTIRAYPDHRIVRPIVERGENSTDAMRQSQDPWLYSSVVSSAYDAIHDRAYTSGFDCCVKVWRAEPSGASMSLLGEWKHEGNVNFVIASKHSSGMVATAADVAAGAVRVYKINEEDISGSPFGRLYCSRVTDERGNLVPTEKWAYYPATMQWGICEEVQHLLLVGYSPRSRTGDDLDIPEDRKNSGELCLWDGLTGKRLNILSAEKSNVFEVLWHPNQASFIAATSPSGLDLEPKTKTQIRIFRPTDPAEDGTAQFSAIKVLDCPALDINELTIMPNSPAYCYVTAGCTSGKVYVWDTAPGRGLVHLLEHGQPIDECEGDREKYDVGVKFTAWGTSPDRFYTGSSDGVVKVWDIRSFDKPLVRILLEAPAPIACGVFSPDKSRLVVGDASGRVFVLSVYEEDDNPKPKDKIKLPNGMMREVERPHQIIPHPEPEPPAQDAEGRALPPPEVETPWAIARAYLASGQLVMHPKRTIGAVQGPNYSSTGLFCAEAHLNGDPNAPLLGQWLCNQQEEKATSRGSSSRIRHLSLKPIREQPGLGEVHLRNMSRDVLNLNSLPEHTKRELEREVDFELLGEYTLPYEELPEMEEGDGDEDEDEDMDEL is encoded by the exons ATGAACTG GCCAGATACCTCTCCAAATAATGCGACGCCGAGCAACGGGCTGGCACCCTCCAACGGCGAGCCCCCCGCCAAACGACCACGCCTGGAACGAGAACAAACCGACGGAGATGATGCGCTGAATAGGTGCCTGAAGAAGCAGGTTTTCCCTCATGTTTTCAAGTGTCTTGATACTCTCCGAGAGCATGGAGACAAAACTCTTCCGCTTGGCCGAGAA cttatcctcctcttgaccTCCCCGGGCTCCGAGTTTGCTCAGGAGTATCATTCTAGGGCGACAGGAGACATCTCCGCCGCCCTAGAAGCCAAGATAGCCGCGCGCGTGCCTTACGAACTCCAAAACCTGCTTGGTTGCCCt AATTCTCAAAACACCTCGCTCGACGCGTCCATACCGAAGCAGCTTGCGAGGATCTCCTCCGGTCCTATACATTCATCATCCCCAATTCCTCTGCCCAGAATACCTCCTCCGAATATTCCCCCAAAAATCGAAAAGCCAGACCAAGTACGAAACCCAGCGAAGGCGAGCGTGAGACAGGCTGCCCTGATTTCGACGTctcccatccctcttccGCGTATTCCTCACCTCTCACCGGCGAGGGTGCAGGCGACCGGTCGCTCAATAGAGGAGGCCATTGTtattgatgatgatttgggCGACGAAGCTGGGCCGGCTCCGCAGAAATCTGCCGCGCCGTCTTTGACTCAAAGGAGGGTATTTGCGCCAGTCTGGCGTCATGCTGCCAGCGTGCCACCCATCCAGTTAACGCAGCGGCGGCCCTACCTTTACTTCAAAGACCGGGCATTTGCTGTCAGTTATGCCCACAGCTATTTTGACGATTTACTTTCGAGCCCAATTGATCCGGTCACATTGCATGTGGACCTCACCGCACGAGAAATCCAATCGCTGAACAACCTTGCTTCTAGAGTCTTTCCTGCCGAgtacaaaaagaaaaaaagggacGGCCATTCTCATCTAGCAAAGCTCTTGAAGAATAAAAAACTTCCGGATGCTTTGTCGAGCCTTCTAGGCGCATGGGAAGCTGACCCTAATCGAAGGATGCTGTTTCCAGGcagggaaaaggaggatCTCGAAAACTTTCTAAAGGATCTCAAAAACAGACAACTCAACGACCGCCCTGCGTCGATCATCCTGCGCAAGGACGAGGCTAACCGACAAGGGAAGTTCTTGCGGGAAAGCAAGATTTCGTCCTTGCTATTTGCCAGGGAAATCGTGGGGTCTCGTGGTTATGGGTCGATGAGAAGGCCACAGAACTTGGACAACGAAATTCGAAAATGCCGCGAAGATGAGCTGGCTCTTCGAGCCGAGTGGGCAGGCGGTGCCGGGGATATCATCACGATTGTCTGGATATCAGATGATGGCTTCATCTGTGGGACAACCGAACACTCTGACTCCCACAACCAGCAGTACAACAAACCCGGCAACTTGGTCCTGGGCTCTTGTAGCTTGAAGACTATCAGAGCCTATCCCGACCATCGAATTGTCCGGCCGATCGTTGAGAGGGGCGAGAATTCAACAGATGCTATGAGACAGAGCCAGGATCCTTGGCTCTACTCTTCCGTGGTGTCTTCCGCATACGACGCCATTCATGACAGGGCTTACACTTCTGGTTTTGATTGTTGTGTGAAAGTCTGGAGGGCGGAACCATCAGGCGCTTCGATGAGTCTGTTAGGGGAGTGGAAGCATGAAGGCAACGTGAATTTTGTCATTGCCTCCAAGCACAGCTCCGGCATGGTGGCGACTGCTGCGGATGTTGCTGCGGGTGCAGTGAGAGTGTACAAGATCAACGAGGAGGATATCTCTGGAAGCCCTTTTGGTAGGCTTTATTGCTCCCGCGTTACGGACGAGAGAGGAAACTTAGTGCCGACGGAAAAATGGGCATACTATCCGGCAACTATGCAATGGGGTATTTGCGAGGAGGTTCAGCATTTGCTCCTGGTTGGGTATTCTCCGCGTAGTCGAACCGGAGATGACCTCGACATCCCCGAGGACCGGAAAAACTCGGGCGAGCTTTGCTTGTGGGATGGCCTTACGGGCAAAAGGCTCAACATCTTGTCAGCGGAGAAGTCCAACGTCTTTGAGGTGCTATGGCATCCAAACCAAGCATCTTTCATTGCAGCCACGTCGCCCTCGGGCTTGGATCTGGAGCCCAAGACGAAGACACAAATTCGAATTTTTCGGCCCACCGATCCCGCTGAAGATGGGACCGCCCAATTCTCAGCTATCAAGGTGCTGGACTGCCCGGCTCTGGATATCAATGAGCTGACGATTATGCCAAATAGCCCAGCCTATTGTTACGTCACCGCTGGGTGCACCAGCGGCAAGGTGTACGTTTGGGATACTGCTCCCGGCCGTGGTCTCGTTCACTTACTAGAGCATGGCCAGCCAATCGATGAGTGTGAGGGTGATCGAGAGAAATACGATGTGGGCGTGAAGTTCACGGCTTGGGGCACTTCACCTGACCGCTTCTACACCGGCTCGTCGGATGGTGTGGTCAAAGTGTGGGACATAAGGTCTTTCGATAAACCACTTGTGAGAATACTGCTTGAAGCACCAGCGCCTATAGCTTGCGGCGTATTTTCTCCAGACAAGTCAAGACTGGTCGTTGGCGACGCAAGTGGTCGAGTGTTTGTCCTATCAGTCTACGAGGAGGACGATAACCCGAAACCGAAAGACAAAATCAAACTGCCCAACGGCATGATGCGGGAAGTTGAACGCCCGCATCAAATAATTCCTCACCCAGAGCCCGAGCCCCCGGCTCAGGATGCCGAAGGTCGGGCGCTCCCGCCGCCCGAGGTTGAGACGCCCTGGGCAATCGCCAGGGCTTATCTGGCGTCGGGACAACTAGTTATGCACCCTAAGCGCACCATTGGGGCGGTGCAAGGCCCAAACTACTCGTCCACGGGGTTGTTCTGCGCTGAGGCACATTTGAATGGCGACCCCAACGCGCCGTTGTTGGGACAATGGCTCTGCAatcaacaagaagagaaggcgACATCCCGTGGGAGCTCATCTAGGATACGCCACCTGTCCCTGAAGCCGATCAGGGAGCAGCCGGGACTTGGGGAGGTGCATCTTCGGAATATGAGCAGGGATGTTCTTAACTTGAACTCTTTGCCTGAGCATACCAAGCGGGAGTTGGAACGGGAGGTGGATTTTGAGTTGCTGGGAGAGTACACCTTGCCGTATGAGGAGCTGCCTgagatggaagagggagatggggatgaggatgaggacgaggatatGGACGAGCTTTAG